GTGGCTCAACCCCACTCAGATCAGCGCCGAGGGCGGGGTACCGATCTCCGGCACCCTGGGCGCGGTCGATCTGGAGGGTGACGAGATCCGGTACGCGATCGTGACCGGTCCCGCCTCGGGCACCGTGGTCATCGCGCCGGACGGGTCGTTCATCTATACCCCCAATGCCGGGTTCACCGGGGTGGACAACTTCGTGGTGTCCGCCACCGACCTCGGCGAGCACATCAACCTGTTCGACCTGTTCCGCGCCGCCAGCACGCATGCTTCGCTGTTGGTCAACGAGCGCGCGGTGTCGTTCATCTTCAACTACACCACCGGTTCGCAGTACTGGACCAGTGACGCCCGCACCGCGCTCTATCGGGCCGCCAACAACGTGATGCGTGAGTTCATCGTCACCAGGCCCGTGATCATCACCTACGAGATCACCGGTGAGAACACCGTCGGCACAAGCCTTGCCTCGGCCGAGAGTGCGCTCATCTCCTCCGGCGCAGGATTCTTCCCCACCGTGGTGCAGCACAAGCTGCTCACCGGAATCGACGCCAACGGCGCCGCCGCCGACGGGCATATCAACTGGAACTTCGCCTACCCGTGGGCATTTGGTGACTACGTCTCGGCTCAGCAGTACGACTTCGACATGGTCGCCATGCACGAGTTCCTGCACTCGCTGGGCTTCATGTCCTATGCGCAACCGTCCAGCACGGGAGCGCAGCGCGGGTGGACGCTCTATGACGGCTTCCTGCGCACCGCGGGCGGGTCCAAGCTGATCGGCTCGGACTTCCGGTTGACGCCGTCGATGGCGGCCAGCCTGACCGGGGGTTCGGGCAGCGTGTTCTTCGGCGGTAGTGCCGCGCAAGCGGCCTACGGCGGCATGGTTCCGCTGTATGCACCCTTCACCTGGGCCGGCGGAAGCTCGATCTCCCATCTGGACAGCACGGTGTTCAGCGGCCCCGACCGGCAGTTGATGAATCCCCAGGTTCCCACCGGCCACGGGATACGCACGCTGAGCGCGGTGGAACGCGCGATCATGCAGGATCTCGGCTACACCCTGGCCCCGATGGACGCGTCGTCGATGCTGGCATTGGTCGGATTCGTCTTCATCCGGCGCCGCCGCGTGGAAGCCGAATAGCGCACTGCGTCGGTCCACTTGGTGAAAGCCGGACCGAAATTCGCTGTGCACAAATAACATTGGCGTCATGACGAAGCTGTTTCTGATGGTCGCGATATTCGCGGCAGGTCTGGTGGTGGCACCGGGCGCCCAGGCCGCGCCGTGCGATCCGAACTACTCGGGCGCCTGCGTGCCGATCGCCAGCGATGTCGACTGCGCCGGCGGCAGTGGCAACGGACCGGCGTACGTCCAGGGCCCCGTGACGGTGATCGGAAACGATATCTACGACCTCGACCGCGACGGCAACGGGACCGGCTGCGAGTCCTGAGCGACCCCCGCCCACACCGCCTGGAGTGAGAGCGCTCACAGGTGGGTACTCCCCCTCGGTCCAATTTCGGCCCGACAGCGTCGGAGGTACCCATGAGCGAGGCACCAGGTCTCAAGAGGGCGTTGAGCCAGCGGCAGCTGACGATGATCGCGATCGGCGGCGTCATCGGGGCCGGCTTGTTCGTCGGTTCCGGCGTCGTCATCGGTGACACCGGCCCGGGCGCATTCCTGACCTACGGGATGGCCGGCGTGCTGATCATCATGGTGATGCGGATGCTCGCCGAGATGGCCGTGGCCAACCCGTCCACCGGATCCTTCGCCGACTACTCGCGCAAGGCCCTCGGGAATTGGGCCGGATTCTCCGTCGGCTGGCTGTACTGGTACTTCTGGGTCATCGTCGTGGGGTTCGAGGCGATAGCGGGCGCCAAGATCATCCAGTACTGGATGGACGTGCCGTTGTGGTTGTCCGCGCTGATCTTCATGGTGCTGATGACCGCGACCAACCTGTTCTCGGTGGCATCCTACGGCGAGTTCGAGTTCTGGTTCGCCGGCATCAAGGTCGCCGCGATCATCGGCTTCATCGGGCTGGGAACGGCATTCATCTTCGGACTGTGGCCCGGTAAGTCCGCGGACTTCTCCAATCTGACAAGTCACGGCGGGTTCATGCCGCTGGGCTTCGGCGTGATCACCGTGGGCATCGTGACCGTCATCTTCTCGATGGTCGGCGCCGAGATCGCCACCATCGCGGCCGCGGAGTCCGCCGATCCCGAGCGCGCGGTGGCCAAGGCCGCCAACTCGGTGATCCTGCGCATCCTGGTGTTCTACGTGGGCGCGGTGCTGGTTCTCGTGCTGATAGTGCCCTGGAACGACGAGAGCGTCGCCGCCTCCCCGTTCGTCGCGGCGTTCACCGAGATGGGCATTCCGTACGCCGATCACGTCATGAACGCCATCGTGTTGACCGCGGTGCTGAGCTGTCTGAATTCTGGCCTCTACACGGCTTCCCGCATGCTGTTTGTGCTCGCCAAGCGCCGCGAGGCCCCGCCGACCCTGGTCAAGATCACCAGTCGCGGCGTGCCCGCCAACGCGATCTTGGCGTCCTCGGTGATCGGGTTCCTGTGCGTCATCGCCGCGGCCGTCTCCCCCGACACCATCTTCGCGTTCCTGCTGAACTCCAGCGGCGCGATCATCCTGTTCGTCTACCTGCTCATCTCCATATCCCAGATCGTGCTGCGCTACCGCACACCGGATTCGGAACTCCGGGTGAAAATGTGGCTGTTCCCAGCACTTTCCGTGCTCACGGCCTTGGGTATCGTCGCGATTCTGGTGCAGATGTTCATCGACACCGCGCTGCGCTCACAACTGGTTCTGAGCCTGCTGTCCTGGGCGGTGGTCATCGTGCTGTACGTCATCAACAAATGGTTCGTGAAACGACGCCCGCGTAGCCCGGAGTCGTCGTTGGAGGAAGATTCGCAAAGTGCCCCACCCGAGCGGCACGTACCGTCGTAGTCATGGTGCTGGGGCGGGAAATGGGTGCGATCAGGGACAGCCTGGGACGTGCGCTGTTCGGGCTGGTGGCCGGGCCCGACGGGCCGCAGAACCGGGCCAGGATCCACGACACACCGGGGCCACGCTGGTTCGACGAGGACCGTCCGATCCGCCGCGTCCACGCCGACGCCTCGATGTTCGTCGGAGGGCTGCGTGCGCTGCTGTTGCAGTCGCTGCATCCGCTGGCGATGGCCGGTGTCGCCGAGCATTCCGATTACCGCGGTGACCCGTGGGGGCGGTTGCAGCGCACCAGTACCTTCCTCGCCGAGACGACCTTCGGGCCGGCCGCGGACGCGCAACGCGCAGTGGACAAGGTGCGCGGTATCCACCGTCGGGTGCGCGGGGTGGCGCCGGATGGCACGCCGTATGAGGCCTCCGATCCGCACCTGCTCGAATGGGTGCACATCGCCGAGATCGACAGCTTCCTGCTGGCGCATCAGCTCTACGGTGCCGAGCCCCTGGATCAGGCCGGGCGCGACGGATATGTCGCCGATACCGCCCGGGTCGCGCAGGCGCTCGGGGTCCCGAATCCGCCGCGCACCGAACGTGAACTACAGGCGCGCATCGAGGCCTATAGACCGGAGTTGCGCGGGACCGCGGCGGCGCGGGACGCGGCCCGTTTCCTGCTGCTGACGCCGCCGTTGCCGCTGCCGGCGCGCGCACCGTACGGGGTGTTGGCCACGACCGCTGTGGCGATGTTGCCGAGCTGGGCACGAAAGCCGTTGTGGCTGCCGTACTTCCCACCGCTGGAGGCGACCGTGGTGCGGATGTCCGGGCGGGTGCTGGTAGGCGGTATCCGGTGGGTTCTCACCGCGGCTCGTGACCAGCAGGAGCACGCGACGTCGGCGTGACGGGAGGGACGGCGTTGGACAAGAACAGCGAGGTCAAGGTCTGCCCGACATGCGGTCGCCCGTTCCACAATCGCAAGAAGTGGCGCTCGCGTGGGCAGTGGGAGCAGATCATCTACTGTTCGCGCCGCTGTCGAGGTGCCGCGGCTGCTAGGTGAGGGCGGCCGCGAGGGCAGCGCCCAACCGCCGGCCCGATAGCCATGCCGACTCCACGCGCGGGGCGCCCGAGGGGCACCAGGCGTCACCGCAGATTCCCAGTGGGCGCCCGGAGGTGTCCAGACCGAATTCGGCATCGCCGTGGGTGCCGGCCGGCTTCGCGAACGTCCAGCGGTGCGCGTGCGTCCAGGACGGTGCTGCGCCGATGCCCGTGACCCGTCGAAGCGCCGAAAGTACCGGAGCCACCGCATCATCCGGGTGTTCCAGATGCGTGTGCGCTCGGTCCGCGGTGGTGTGCATGACGAGTACGGCCGCGCCGTCACCGCGCCGGGCACCGTCGTCGGCGATGAAGGACAGGTCCGGGTCGTCGTTGACGAATGCGGCATCGGCGAACGGCCAGATGCGGTCGGGCCAGCCGGCCGCGACGGCGATCACCGGTTCATAGGTCACCCATGCGCACGCCTCGGGTGCCAGCCGCGCCGCCTGCGGGTCGGGCATCGCCAGGACCACGGCATCGTGGGCGAGATCGCCGAGGGATTCGACTGCCGATTCGACGCGGACACCATCGGGAAGCTGGTCGCGGACCAGCGATCTCAGGCCGCCCGGAGCGGCGAAGCGCATGGGTCCCGTGGTGACATCGTGGCCTGCCGGGGAGAACACGTCGAAGGTGTCCGTCCAGGGGCGCGCCAGGCCGCGCGAGATCCATCCGTCGGCGATCGCGGTGAACGACGGGTCGTTGACGGTGAAGTACGCGGCACCCATGTCGACGCGGCGGCCGTGCAGGGTGGGTGAGGCCATCCGGCCGCCCGGCGCGCGGCCGCGTTCGAAGATCTCGACCTCGATATCGCGCTCCCGCAGGGCTTGTGCGCATGCCGCGCCGGAGAGCCCCGCCCCGATGACTGCAACGCGTGGTGATGCCATGCTCGCGAGGGTAGCCGCACGCAGAATCCGGCCAGATTCTGCGTGCGGGCGCAGCTTCGGATTACAGCCGGATCCACTGCCCCAGGAACCAGAAACCCCAGCCGTCGCCGTTGCCGGCACGCATCGGCTCGACGCGGTGGCCGTTGTATTGGAAGGGCTGATGGTCACCACGGGCCTGATCGATACCGCGCTGCTGCCAGTTGTTGTTCTGCGGCCCCGGGGCACAGGCGGGCGCGTTCGGCGTACCGCATCCAGGGCCGGGCTCGGCACTCGCTGTGCCCATGCCGACACCGAGCAGGCCGGCCACCGCGATACCGCCGGCCAGGATCGGCGCGGCTGCGCGACGCGTGAACTTCATGGGGTGACTCCGTTTCGTCCGTGTGTGTTGCCGCGGCACCTCACCGCCACACGAAGCACGACGTTATGGCCGCCCGGTGGGTCACCCCTGTGCCAACCTTAGGCGCGCGCTGTGCGTCCGGTAACGAATCGAAACGGTGTTGCCGCAGCGTAGTTCGCGCCCGCGGCGAGCGCCGTGCACGACCGAAGTCAGTCCGCCGAACCAGCCTTTGTCAGCAGCAGGGTTGCCTCGTTGTATGGAAACAACCGGTAGAACAGCCGAGAACGAGGCAGCACCAGCTCCGCCGCCTCGTCCTTGCTCACCACCCGTGGGTCGACGAGCTCGATGGACCGCCCACGCTTGTGCAGCACGGTCGGTCCGCCGGCAAGCACGTTTTTCACCCAGTCGGTTTGTGGGCCGTAGCCGATGAGAATGGCGTAGCCGTCGTGCGTCGCGAACACCAGCAGGGGCGTGCGATATCGCTTGCCCGACTTCCGGCCCACGTGCTCGAGCGTCCCGAGGTTCGGAAGCCACGGTGTGATCCTGCGGGCAGCCGGGTTGGTGACTCTCTTGTTGAACTCTGCGACTCGGCGAGGGACGCGCATTCTCGAAGTCTAGGTATCCAGCGATGTCCCCCTCCTGGCGCGATGCTGACGCAGGGCGCCCGGGAGTCTCGCACCCCTGTGGCCCTACCTACGACAATTGTGGTGCCCCCAGTCGGACTCGAACCGACACTTGGCGGATTTTAAGTCCGCTGCCTCTGCCAATTGGGCTATGGGGGCGTTGCAGCTCAAAGCATAGTTCAGGCTGTTTCAGCCGCCTGCTGATGCTCTGCCGAATATCTCCGCGCTCTTGCCCAGATCGACATACTCGCCGCAGTGAGTCCGTTTAAGGTATGCCTGCCATCTGGCTTGTACTGGAAGCTTTTGGCGCGCTCGGTGCCTGTCCTGTCGACACATCCGACACGCTGCCGCGAGACCTTGCCGTACATCGCGGACCGTTCCGTGCGCATCGCGCCATCCGGTTCCTTGACACGTTTGTGCCATCGGTCGTCGATATCCGCTCGTTCATTTCGGGTGATGAAACACTGACGGTACAAAGGCAATCCGTGAGAATCATCCGCCGCATGAACGCCATACGGAGCCGGACGGCCGATGCCGAGCCAGTGACTAATCCGTCACAAAATACGACGGCTCCCAGTAACCCATTTCTGCAACGGCGATTACACCAATCGTCTTGGCACTGGTCGGTTCTCCTGGACAGTTCACGTCGACGACCATGTCGAAGCGATAGCTTGGATTGTCGGAGGAACTCCCGGGCACCGGTTGCCGGCCTTGTTCACCACGGTCGTCTGTCGACACCAGCTCGAAACGGCAACCGGGTTCTGGCATCGAGGACTCGATTGTGCGGTTCTTCGCTGTCTGTCGTGCATGTGACTCGCCGCCCGAGCGGAGAACAGGCACTTGTGCGACATCACGGGTATTCAGCCCCGCCACCAATTTCTCTGCCCAGTTACGTTGTTCACCGGGGCCAAACTCTTTCATCACGGGCCCAGCGTCTCTCGACAGGAATGCGTACGCCGCAATCGCGCCACCGATCACCAACAGGGCAAACGCACTTACAACAACGACCGCGAATCTGTGCGCCTTTAACCAGATCATCTGATCATTCCCCCGGGTACCGCAAACGAACGAACTCAACTTGAGCAGGTGGTCGAGTATATTCCTGAGAGTCGGGCATCCAATCGTTGTGCCTGTTGACATCAGCTGCGTGTTGGTTGATCACGTCTGTGGGCACGCCGTTGACCATCGCTTGGCCTACGTACACCGATACGTGGTTGATCTGCCCGTCCGCATCCTTGTAATAGATCAGATCACCCGGCAGCAAACCAGCCCGGGAGGGAGCAAGCGGGTCCAACCCAGCCCTGCTCGGCGTGGGCACCACCCCGATAACTTCGCCTCGCCCAGAATGCTGGGTAACGAAGTTATGGTTTTCCTTCGCCAGTGTCCACGTTGTCGAGAACCGATTTCCGGGAAACACCCCGCCGTCGTTCTGGTAGTACCAATCGTCGCTGTCCCCGCGGCGCCAGTCATCTATTTCGTTGCCAACGTCTCCAAACCCGCCCGCACGCATGACTTGCGAGGCGAAGTTAGTGCAGTCCACCCCTCCCCCTCCGAGCGCCTCATACTCTGGATTGAATCCGTCAGCCCACTTCTCCGCGTACTCCACGGCCGCACGACGGCTCGCGGACAATTCAGGGCCAGGCAACAGCGGAGCCGGCGACCCGTGCTCCTCTTCGTTATCCACCAACCGAATCGTGGGGTCAGACCCAGTTCCGGTGGCGCCCTCGCCATCGAATCGGACACCTTGAAGCTCAGCAGCCTTGCCTCGAAGTTGTTCACCAACAAGGACTTCGGTGGCAACGAGTTGTTCAGCACGCCAGCGAATGAACTCGGCATGCTCAGCCAACGCCAATGTCCGCGCTGCTGCAGTATCGATGAGATAGGGCCGGTTATCGACCACGGAGAGGTCCTCTCTGACTCTGAAGTCATCTCCTTCAGCATCAGCGATAGCCTCCAAGATACTACTGCGCGCACGCTGAATGTCGTTGGCTCCACTGGTGGCAACGTCGGCGGCTTCTCCGTGCAAGTCACTTTGTAAGCGAACCACTGCGGAGTCCGCCGCCACCCGAGCCGACGCAGTATCCTTGGCGTCCCCTTCCCACGTCGAACCGCCTGCAGCCAGAATGTTCTGCCTGTGCCGGTCGAACGCAGATTCCAGTGCATTTGCGGTTACGCGCCACCGAGTGGCCGCAGCATCGAGTTCAGAACTATCCCATGCCTCGATCTCCGAGCGGCTCGGTATGGCGACCGGGATCACAGCGTCACCGCGATGACGTCTGCACTGCCCCCATCCGTTGCCTCATAACGCGCAGCTGCCGACGCGGCGTCTCCGGCCTGATCTGCGATACGGCCCGATACAAGCGTGCGCACGCTCGTACTTACCGCATCAAACACCGCTATCCCCGCCCCACTAGGACGAGCACTCACGGAACCCTCCACGCCGCCGGCCAGCACCTCGGCAGCCGCTGCGGCACTGTCAGCGGCCGCCGACTGCAAACCGCCCGCGTCCACTTCCAGGTCTTTTCCCATGTCACCCCCTGCAACCATCGCAGTTTACTGCGGCTATCGACCGTGTCTGCACAGCAAAAATGGACGGCCAGGCTGACTGATCAACCATTCCAGGTGCACTCACCGGTGGAAGCTACTGCTGACCACTGTGACCGCCGGACACCTTTTCTCGCGCAGCTGTCAGCTCCGCTACCAGTTGTAAGCGAATGCGCTTCAGGTGGTGGACGTCAGGAACCTTCGCGATTCACTGGTGGGTCAGCACGAAGAAATTCAATCCACGAGGAATTGATGGAACTGCATGGAGCCAAACAGGTATCGGAATTGACCGGTGTGCCGGTTGGGACTTCGAGGTACTGGCGTCATTCGGACATCGGTCCGGCGAGCTTCACATTGGGCTGCCGGGTCGTGTATCGACGCGATGAGGTTCTGCGATAGATCTTCGAGCGGGAGAGTGCAACCCGACACGGAGGCGGCAACGCCGCGTGATGCTCACTCTTGAGAAAGACCCGATCGCTCAACCGGAAGTTCCCCATGAGAATAGCCCGTCATGCCCGCCTACAGAAGCACCGCACGCGGGAAAACCCACGGGCGCCAAACCAGATTCGTGATCAACCGACTCCGGGATTCGCGATGAGAATCGCATGCAAGAAGACGGGCCACCGACGCGCCGGCTTCACATTCGGTCAGGCGCATTTGCTTCGACCGACATCCTCATCCTCCCGCGCGAACATCCAGTTTTTGCCTACCCCGCGGCGAGGGCGCTCCGGTGAAGCACACACCTCTTGCACTATGAGGGACAGTTGGCTAGAGCTATCGACGGACGAAATTGTCATGGGGCTTCCGCTTCTGGCTCACTTGTAGTGCGGCGTCGCTAGGGATGCGAGGCCGCGGAATGTCTCCAATCTTCAGGTGCGACGAGCATTCGCCGCCAAAGCCGTCCAGTCTCGCGTGCAGAGGTAGGACCTCCCCGCGAGCACACTGGGGATTCTCGTCACCTCAGCGAGTGGGAGCCAGAACAGTCAACTCCCGTCGGGCGGATGGCCGTCGGCACCTTAGCTCGGACCGGGCGACTTATCGGTATCCCTAACAGACTCGCGTGTTAGCTGGCTGCCCAGCTTCGCGGCTACGGCACGAGTTCCGTTCTACTACTTTCCGCGCGCCACATCGATCATGAAGTCGATGTGCGCATCGACTAACCCGGCCTCGTACTCATCGAGCTCGTCTTGCGTGGCATCATCTGGCTCCAACTCTATGTGCAGAGTCACTGCGGCTTCGATTAGGTACTCCCGGCGGTCCAGCTTCAGTCGACACACCCCGCACTCGAACCGACGGGCAACACCCTCCCGTTCGACGAATGCATCTCCTTGCCGACTACCGAACTCCTCGTCCAGGTATTCGACCGTCGGTATGCCGCGATGGATCTCGTAAACGACCCAGCCCATGTTTTCGCAAGCCGGGCAGAGGTGCGAAATTGCTTCCTCGGAACGTGAGTTCATCGTCGGAGGTACGTCCGCAAACTGCTTGATGACCTCAGCTTTGCCTGCTTCGACGAGGCTCTTCGTGAGGGTCTGATAGTCGTCCTTTGCTCGACGCAGTAGTTGTACATACCGGGCCTTTGCTTCGGTGATGGCTTCATCGACAATCGCGCGGACGAACTTCTCTGCCTCCTCACCGCCCCAATACTCAATCCTTGCCGAAGCTTCGACGCCCAAGTGCGTAAACAAACTGTCAATGAATAGAACCATCTGCTTGAACGCGGCCCTGTTGGCCTGCGTCGATGCCACGCCAAGATGAATCGCAGAGTTGCGTACCCGGAAAGCCAGCTCGAATTCTTCCTTTTTCAACTGCAGCTCGCTCGCCTTGCTTAATCGCTCGATGGCGGCCGTCCCTGCAACTGTGGTGAGCTGAGGCAGGTAATCGACTGCGACGCCTTTCCCGTCCAGTGTCATTGCTGTCTCGATCCTGTAATTGTCGGGAAGCAGCTGAAAACTCTGGAGCGCTATGACATCTTTAAGAAGGAGCTCGACAGCGGTTCCGATCGAAATCGCCACGCGTTGTGCATCCCAGCTGGTTTAGCCGGGA
The sequence above is drawn from the Mycolicibacterium neoaurum VKM Ac-1815D genome and encodes:
- a CDS encoding Ig-like domain-containing protein, encoding MTAKHPTRAAKHRRRTKRAAAQRRLAAGAASLSLTATLLGLTAVGPEIATALAEDGVSSSSGNAERSDRADSGGTDDQKRTSGLGGTDNDGQTDRPTKSTTVEDNRETDREHDRETELKKPDTAPSEDAESESLHEATGADTASSPGTSPPETSLTETPPAEEPPAAALTPPVTEAAPSTTSTDSAERIQEQTSGDSTQPAAHTYSAAATTTGGQNTVAEAPLPETETLTPSASSVISLDPPNFGREFVAGQIEALIGTGRTIISLLPLPYEFKEWLYASLNGTRRALFNQAPWLNPTQISAEGGVPISGTLGAVDLEGDEIRYAIVTGPASGTVVIAPDGSFIYTPNAGFTGVDNFVVSATDLGEHINLFDLFRAASTHASLLVNERAVSFIFNYTTGSQYWTSDARTALYRAANNVMREFIVTRPVIITYEITGENTVGTSLASAESALISSGAGFFPTVVQHKLLTGIDANGAAADGHINWNFAYPWAFGDYVSAQQYDFDMVAMHEFLHSLGFMSYAQPSSTGAQRGWTLYDGFLRTAGGSKLIGSDFRLTPSMAASLTGGSGSVFFGGSAAQAAYGGMVPLYAPFTWAGGSSISHLDSTVFSGPDRQLMNPQVPTGHGIRTLSAVERAIMQDLGYTLAPMDASSMLALVGFVFIRRRRVEAE
- a CDS encoding oxygenase MpaB family protein; protein product: MVLGREMGAIRDSLGRALFGLVAGPDGPQNRARIHDTPGPRWFDEDRPIRRVHADASMFVGGLRALLLQSLHPLAMAGVAEHSDYRGDPWGRLQRTSTFLAETTFGPAADAQRAVDKVRGIHRRVRGVAPDGTPYEASDPHLLEWVHIAEIDSFLLAHQLYGAEPLDQAGRDGYVADTARVAQALGVPNPPRTERELQARIEAYRPELRGTAAARDAARFLLLTPPLPLPARAPYGVLATTAVAMLPSWARKPLWLPYFPPLEATVVRMSGRVLVGGIRWVLTAARDQQEHATSA
- a CDS encoding DUF2256 domain-containing protein, with the protein product MTGGTALDKNSEVKVCPTCGRPFHNRKKWRSRGQWEQIIYCSRRCRGAAAAR
- a CDS encoding NAD(P)/FAD-dependent oxidoreductase, encoding MASPRVAVIGAGLSGAACAQALRERDIEVEIFERGRAPGGRMASPTLHGRRVDMGAAYFTVNDPSFTAIADGWISRGLARPWTDTFDVFSPAGHDVTTGPMRFAAPGGLRSLVRDQLPDGVRVESAVESLGDLAHDAVVLAMPDPQAARLAPEACAWVTYEPVIAVAAGWPDRIWPFADAAFVNDDPDLSFIADDGARRGDGAAVLVMHTTADRAHTHLEHPDDAVAPVLSALRRVTGIGAAPSWTHAHRWTFAKPAGTHGDAEFGLDTSGRPLGICGDAWCPSGAPRVESAWLSGRRLGAALAAALT
- a CDS encoding nitroreductase family deazaflavin-dependent oxidoreductase: MRVPRRVAEFNKRVTNPAARRITPWLPNLGTLEHVGRKSGKRYRTPLLVFATHDGYAILIGYGPQTDWVKNVLAGGPTVLHKRGRSIELVDPRVVSKDEAAELVLPRSRLFYRLFPYNEATLLLTKAGSAD
- a CDS encoding amidase domain-containing protein translates to MIPVAIPSRSEIEAWDSSELDAAATRWRVTANALESAFDRHRQNILAAGGSTWEGDAKDTASARVAADSAVVRLQSDLHGEAADVATSGANDIQRARSSILEAIADAEGDDFRVREDLSVVDNRPYLIDTAAARTLALAEHAEFIRWRAEQLVATEVLVGEQLRGKAAELQGVRFDGEGATGTGSDPTIRLVDNEEEHGSPAPLLPGPELSASRRAAVEYAEKWADGFNPEYEALGGGGVDCTNFASQVMRAGGFGDVGNEIDDWRRGDSDDWYYQNDGGVFPGNRFSTTWTLAKENHNFVTQHSGRGEVIGVVPTPSRAGLDPLAPSRAGLLPGDLIYYKDADGQINHVSVYVGQAMVNGVPTDVINQHAADVNRHNDWMPDSQEYTRPPAQVEFVRLRYPGE